Proteins encoded in a region of the Scomber scombrus chromosome 16, fScoSco1.1, whole genome shotgun sequence genome:
- the ccn2b gene encoding CCN family member 2b yields the protein MSVETSVTFCLLLLMISSTVAQDCSQPCACPANSPPCPVGTSLVLDGCGCCKVCARQLGEPCSLLEPCDHHKELYCDYALLSDTETGICIAQEGQTCDLGGVIYRSGESFQPSCKHHCVCMNGEIGCVPTCASDVWLPTPDCPYPRRIHIPGKCCEEWVCDETPQDHHYQSVMAASQIHPLPSSNPVFRQVSSHEPVAESPRDNCIVQTTEWSECSATCGMAVSSRITNDNQRCQLERQTRICMVRPCNSQQDKDIKKGKKCVRTPKAQRGMRFELSGCSSTRLYKPKFCGVCTDNRCCTPHTTSTAEVEFRCPEGDVFTKKMMFIKTCSCHYDCPRDNDIFLASNTRRMIGDYDNDM from the exons ATGTCTGTGGAAACTTCAGTCACATTCTGTCTTCTTCTGCTTATGATCTCATCG aCAGTGGCTCAGGACTGCTCCCAGCCCTGTGCCTGCCCTGCAAACTCCCCACCCTGCCCGGTTGGGACCAGCCTGGTCCTGGATGGCTGTGGCTGCTGTAAGGTGTGTGCTAGGCAGCTGGGGGAGCCCTGCTCCCTGCTGGAGCCTTGCGATCACCACAAGGAGCTCTACTGTGACTACGCACTGCTGAGTGACACTGAGACTGGCATTTGCATAG CTCAGGAGGGTCAGACGTGTGACCTGGGTGGGGTGATCTACCGCAGTGGAGAGTCCTTTCAGCCCAGCTGTAAGCACCACTGCGTGTGTATGAACGGAGAGATCGGCTGTGTGCCCACATGTGCCAGCGACGTCTGGCTGCCCACCCCTGACTGCCCGTACCCACGCCGCATCCACATCCCTGGGAAATGCTGTGAGGAGTGGGTGTGTGACGAGACACCACAGGACCACCACTACCAGTCAGTGATGGCCG CTTCTCAGATTCACCCCTTGCCTTCTTCAAATCCGGTCTTCAGACAAGTGTCCTCTCATGAGCCGGTAGCAGAGAGTCCCAGAGATAACTGCATAGTCCAGACTACAGAGTGGAGCGAGTGCTCAGCCACCTGCGGCATGGCCGTCTCATCCCGCATCACCAACGACAACCAGCGCTGTCAGCTGGAGAGGCAAACCAGAATCTGCATGGTCCGACCCTGCAACAGCCAGCAGGACAAAGACATCAAG AAGGGCAAGAAATGTGTCCGGACACCAAAGGCCCAGCGGGGGATGCGCTTCGAGCTGTCGGGCTGCTCCAGCACCAGGCTATACAAACCTAAGTTCTGTGGCGTCTGCACCGACAACCGCTGCTGCACACCTCACACCACCAGCACTGCGGAAGTGGAGTTCCGCTGTCCAGAGGGAGACGTCTTCACGAAGAAGATGATGTTCATCAAGACATGCTCCTGCCATTACGACTGCCCACGAGATAATGACATCTTCCTAGCATCCAACACGCGGAGGATGATTGGTGACTATGACAACGACATGTGA